Proteins from a single region of Geothrix sp. PMB-07:
- a CDS encoding glycine--tRNA ligase subunit alpha, with protein MHIQELILRLQRFWADRGCLVGQPYDLEKGAGTMNPLTFFGALGAKPWNVAYVEPSRRPADGRYGENPFRVYKHLQFQVILKPSPAKVQDMYIESLEALGIDLSKHDLRFEEDNWESPSLGAWGVGWQVVLDGMEISQFTYFQQVGGLDCRPVSAELTYGIERICMFLGGYDNIFDLVHGEVKTDDGVFPVTYGQMRQREEFELSAYSFEHADLDLHRTLFEAFEKEGWRLLKDHGHFLSAYEQALKMSHTFNVLDARGAVSTTERPGIIKRVRDLACACAKAYLEHEEGSSTDSTDGTDSKSKLQGGVK; from the coding sequence ATGCATATCCAGGAACTCATCCTCCGCCTGCAGCGGTTCTGGGCCGACCGGGGCTGCCTCGTTGGCCAGCCCTACGATCTGGAAAAGGGCGCGGGCACCATGAATCCGCTCACCTTCTTCGGCGCCCTGGGCGCCAAGCCCTGGAACGTGGCCTACGTGGAGCCTTCCCGCCGCCCGGCGGACGGCCGCTACGGCGAGAACCCCTTCCGCGTCTACAAGCACCTGCAGTTCCAGGTGATCCTCAAGCCCAGCCCCGCCAAGGTGCAGGACATGTACATCGAGAGCCTCGAAGCCCTGGGCATCGACCTCTCCAAGCACGACCTGCGCTTCGAGGAGGACAACTGGGAATCCCCGTCGCTGGGCGCCTGGGGCGTGGGCTGGCAGGTGGTGCTGGATGGCATGGAGATCAGCCAGTTCACCTACTTCCAGCAGGTGGGTGGCCTGGACTGCCGCCCTGTGAGCGCCGAGCTGACCTACGGCATTGAGCGCATCTGCATGTTCCTGGGCGGCTACGACAACATCTTCGACCTGGTGCATGGCGAGGTGAAAACGGACGACGGCGTCTTCCCCGTCACCTACGGCCAGATGCGCCAGCGCGAGGAGTTCGAGCTGAGCGCCTACAGCTTCGAGCACGCGGACCTGGACCTCCACCGCACCCTCTTCGAGGCCTTCGAGAAGGAAGGCTGGCGCCTGCTCAAGGACCACGGTCACTTCCTCAGCGCCTACGAGCAGGCCCTCAAGATGAGCCACACCTTCAACGTGCTGGATGCCCGCGGCGCCGTGAGCACCACCGAGCGCCCCGGCATCATCAAGCGCGTGCGCGACCTGGCCTGCGCTTGCGCGAAGGCGTACCTGGAACACGAGGAAGGATCATCCACAGACTCCACAGATGGCACAGATTCAAAAAGCAAGCTGCAGGGAGGTGTGAAGTGA
- a CDS encoding GNAT family N-acetyltransferase has protein sequence MQIRPALPTDAQELALLGERLWRETYTGLIPASNLELHLAATFGPAQQAVELAEPINLTLALEVDGRLLGYALLRAHGPEPDHPGCSFSRPLEVARFYVDKSLHGSGAAAQLMAAVFAHAATAGHDGVWLQVWEQNPRAIRFYAKAGFLDAGDATYRIGKQVDRDRLLVHALMVREL, from the coding sequence ATGCAGATACGGCCTGCCCTTCCCACGGATGCCCAGGAGCTGGCGCTGCTGGGTGAGCGCCTCTGGCGCGAGACATACACCGGGCTCATCCCCGCCTCCAACCTGGAACTTCACCTGGCCGCCACCTTCGGCCCGGCCCAGCAGGCCGTGGAATTGGCGGAGCCGATCAACCTCACCTTGGCCCTTGAGGTCGATGGAAGGCTCCTGGGCTATGCCCTGCTCCGGGCTCACGGACCTGAACCCGATCATCCGGGCTGCTCCTTCTCCCGGCCCCTGGAGGTGGCCCGTTTCTACGTCGACAAGTCCCTGCATGGCAGTGGGGCTGCCGCGCAGCTCATGGCCGCAGTGTTCGCCCATGCCGCCACCGCAGGCCACGACGGCGTGTGGCTGCAGGTCTGGGAGCAGAACCCCCGGGCCATCCGCTTCTATGCCAAGGCGGGCTTCCTCGATGCCGGGGATGCCACCTACCGCATTGGCAAGCAGGTGGACCGGGATCGCCTGCTGGTGCACGCCCTGATGGTGCGGGAGCTCTGA
- a CDS encoding RDD family protein: MDPHSDQQTYDVEAATRLSRLGAALIDGLVSFAPVGAVAVLLPVALLGGKLGALLGVLVVAAVVALGVLITQIVLLAGHGQTIGKKVLGIRMITSDGSTPSIWRVFFLRWLPFAVVAAVVQLVLKVQGSGGLIHLLDVVFIFQPTRRCLHDLFADTHVIKA; the protein is encoded by the coding sequence ATGGACCCCCATTCCGATCAACAGACCTATGACGTCGAGGCGGCGACCCGCCTGAGCCGCCTTGGCGCTGCCCTCATCGATGGGCTGGTGTCCTTCGCGCCCGTGGGGGCCGTGGCCGTCCTGCTGCCCGTTGCCTTGCTGGGTGGGAAACTGGGCGCCCTGTTGGGCGTGCTGGTGGTGGCCGCCGTCGTTGCCCTGGGCGTGCTGATCACCCAGATCGTGCTGCTGGCGGGCCACGGCCAAACCATCGGCAAGAAGGTGCTGGGCATCCGCATGATCACCAGCGATGGCAGCACCCCCAGCATTTGGCGGGTCTTCTTCCTCCGCTGGCTCCCCTTTGCGGTGGTGGCCGCCGTGGTGCAGCTGGTGCTGAAAGTGCAGGGCAGCGGGGGGCTCATCCACCTGCTGGACGTGGTGTTCATCTTCCAGCCCACCCGCCGCTGCCTGCACGACCTCTTCGCCGACACGCACGTGATCAAGGCCTGA
- a CDS encoding carbamate kinase, which yields MTRKIALLAIGGNALLKEKERGLQEEQLENARETSEMLAKVVAEGYSLCVVHGNGPQVGNLLIQQEAASGQIPPYSLDICGAMTQGSMGYMIERMLINRLRFLKIDAPVTSVLTEVVVDKEDKGFQDPTKPVGPFFPEFRALELMRTKKWKMKEDSGRGWRKVVPSPNPIEIVQLDAIKTLLESGSSVIAGGGGGIPVIRDASGFLVGVEAVIDKDRLSALLATQLQADLFIILTGVAKVALDFGKPTQRWVDRLTASEARKHLAEGQFPPGSMGPKIESALGFLDGGGHEVLITTAEALATEDPATVGTRIVRD from the coding sequence ATGACCCGAAAAATCGCACTTCTCGCCATCGGCGGCAACGCGCTGCTGAAGGAAAAAGAACGCGGGCTCCAAGAGGAGCAACTGGAAAACGCCCGGGAAACCTCCGAGATGCTGGCCAAGGTGGTGGCCGAAGGCTACTCCCTGTGCGTGGTGCACGGCAACGGCCCCCAGGTGGGCAACCTGCTCATCCAGCAGGAAGCGGCCTCGGGCCAGATCCCGCCCTACAGCCTGGATATCTGCGGCGCCATGACCCAGGGCTCCATGGGCTACATGATCGAGCGGATGCTCATCAACCGCCTGCGCTTCCTCAAGATTGATGCCCCCGTCACCTCCGTCCTCACGGAAGTGGTGGTGGACAAGGAGGACAAGGGCTTCCAGGACCCCACCAAGCCCGTGGGCCCCTTCTTCCCCGAATTCCGCGCCCTGGAGCTGATGCGCACCAAGAAGTGGAAGATGAAGGAGGATTCGGGCCGCGGCTGGCGCAAGGTGGTCCCCTCGCCCAATCCCATCGAGATCGTGCAGCTCGACGCCATCAAGACCCTGCTGGAATCCGGCAGTTCGGTCATCGCCGGCGGCGGCGGCGGCATCCCCGTCATCCGCGATGCCAGCGGCTTTCTGGTGGGTGTGGAAGCGGTCATCGACAAGGATCGGCTCAGCGCCCTGCTGGCCACCCAGCTGCAGGCGGATCTCTTCATCATCCTCACGGGTGTCGCCAAGGTGGCCCTCGACTTCGGCAAGCCCACCCAGCGCTGGGTGGACCGTCTTACCGCCAGCGAGGCCCGGAAGCACCTGGCCGAAGGCCAGTTCCCGCCCGGCAGCATGGGGCCCAAAATCGAAAGCGCCCTGGGTTTCCTGGACGGCGGCGGTCACGAGGTGCTCATCACCACGGCCGAGGCTCTGGCCACCGAGGATCCCGCCACCGTGGGCACGCGCATTGTGAGGGACTGA